A window of Primulina tabacum isolate GXHZ01 chromosome 4, ASM2559414v2, whole genome shotgun sequence contains these coding sequences:
- the LOC142542219 gene encoding LOW QUALITY PROTEIN: protein ECERIFERUM 26-like (The sequence of the model RefSeq protein was modified relative to this genomic sequence to represent the inferred CDS: deleted 1 base in 1 codon): protein MVSSAMEEGLIYNIKLSSIGPGNVTVPDSIYEPDNMDLAMKLHYLRCIYYFGNKAFEGLTALVIKEPMFVWLNEFPVSCGRFRRTEVGRPYIKCNDSGVRFIEASCDKTLEEWLETKDDAHEKALVSSQIIGPELSFSPLVFIQLTKFKCGGTAVGLSWAHALGDAFSAARFMNQLGKTMAGNGPGRPIALAQSLTKSTSANIQPGDVEDPLSIKRVGPVGENWLKITECNMNTFSFNIPGTQLSHLQSKLRREGAEFSPFEALSAVLWQCIAKIRGRGPKVVTICEKSRKNETDGTLGNGLNVGVVKAEFPIEEVTPSELATLLKTRALDERKKIDEIMEKEQGLSDFIVYGANLTFVNLDEGNFYEFEYRGQKPVSFSLRIDGVGEEGAILVLPGDKNVCEGRKVTAILPENEIIELKDELKREGLLA from the exons ATGGTTTCATCAGCCATGGAAGAAGGCCTCATCTACAACATCAAGCTATCGTCTATCGGGCCGGGAAACGTAACGGTCCCCGACTCCATTTACGAGCCCGATAACATGGACTTGGCCATGAAGCTCCATTACCTACGCTGCATCTATTACTTTGGCAACAAAGCATTCGAGGGATTGACGGCTCTCGTCATCAAGGAGCCGATGTTCGTGTGGCTGAACGAGTTCCCGGTCTCTTGCGGCCGGTTCCGGCGAACGGAGGTGGGCCGGCCTTACATCAAGTGCAACGACAGTGGCGTGAGGTTCATCGAAGCGTCATGTGACAAAACACTGGAGGAATGGCTGGAGACGAAGGATGATGCTCATGAGAAAGCGTTGGTCTCCAGTCAAATTATCGGCCCCGAGCTTTCATTTTCTCCACTTGTTTTCATACAG CTAACAAAATTCAAATGTGGAGGAACGGCTGTAGGCCTAAGCTGGGCCCATGCACTTGGCGATGCATTCTCTGCTGCAAGATTCATGAACCAATTGGGGAAGACCATGGCTGGTAATGGACCAGGCCGACCCATTGCTCTGGCCCAATCTCTCACAAAGTCCACAAGTGCCAATATCCAGCCCGGAGATGTGGAGGATCCACTTAGCATCAAACGGGTCGGACCGGTTGGAGAGAATTGGTTGAAGATCACTGAATGCAACATGAATACATTCTCCTTTAATATTCCAGGCACGCAACTGAGTCATCTTCAATCTAAACTAAGGCGCGAGGGGGCCGAATTTTCGCCTTTCGAGGCACTTTCCGCTGTCCTTTGGCAATGCATAGCCAAAATCAGAGGACGGGGTCCGAAAGTTGTGACAATATGTGAAAAAAGTAGGAAAAATGAGACAGATGGGACACTGGGTAATGGCCTAAATGTGGGTGTGGTTAAGGCTGAATTTCCTATAGAGGAGGTCACGCCTAGTGAGCTAGCAACATTGTTGAAAACCAGAGCATTGGACGAGCGAAAAAAGATCGATGAAATAATGGAGAAAGAGCAAGGACTGTCTGACTTCATTGTGTATGGTGCAAATTTGACCTTTGTGAACCTTGACGAAGGGAACTTTTACGAGTTCGAGTACAGGGGGCAAAAGCCAGTTAGCTTTAGCCTTAGAATCGACGGAGTC GGCGAAGAAGGGGCTATTTTGGTGCTTCCTGGTGACAAGAATGTCTGTGAAGGAAGGAAAGTTACGGCGATTTTGCCGGAGAACGAGATCATAGAGTTGAAGGACGAGTTGAAAAGGGAGGGACTTTTGGCATGA